A region from the Gemmatimonadota bacterium genome encodes:
- a CDS encoding DivIVA domain-containing protein, which translates to MADESFHLTPLDIRRYDFGSALRGYDRARVDQFREQVAAEVERLTKQVQGLEGRAQGFHEQLRAFRERDKAINEALISAQQLRAETREQAEREAQLILREARAEAERLAAQGRGELSKIETELDAMQRQRRSYLLQLRAMIERQLADVEAAETMAPPVLRAAPDAPAGTTAAPAWLDSLDKD; encoded by the coding sequence ATGGCCGACGAGTCCTTTCACCTCACACCGCTCGATATTCGGCGGTACGACTTTGGGTCGGCCCTGCGCGGGTACGATCGCGCGCGGGTCGACCAGTTCCGGGAACAGGTCGCCGCCGAGGTCGAGCGGCTCACCAAACAGGTGCAAGGCCTGGAGGGTCGTGCGCAGGGTTTCCATGAGCAGCTGCGGGCGTTCCGCGAGCGCGACAAGGCGATCAACGAGGCCTTGATTTCCGCGCAGCAGCTGCGCGCGGAAACGCGCGAACAAGCCGAACGCGAAGCGCAGCTCATACTTCGCGAGGCGCGCGCGGAGGCGGAGCGCCTCGCCGCGCAGGGCCGGGGCGAGTTGAGCAAGATTGAGACCGAGTTGGACGCCATGCAGCGCCAGCGGCGCTCGTACTTGCTCCAGCTGCGTGCAATGATCGAACGGCAGTTGGCCGACGTCGAGGCGGCCGAGACCATGGCACCCCCGGTGCTGCGCGCCGCGCCCGATGCGCCTGCCGGGACGACCGCTGCCCCGGCCTGGCTGGACTCGCTCGACAAGGACTGA
- a CDS encoding YggS family pyridoxal phosphate-dependent enzyme — MPFSGLPERVAAIREVVSAAVQRGGHGQHVEIVAVTKTYGPDAVVAAWNAGLASVGENRIQEALDKMGQVTVPVQWHLIGHLQRNKARHVERFHLVHSVDSLRLAQAVDEVGRARGVPVQALIQVNTTGEESKGGFSLAELATHAEALSRLGGLHVKGVMTMAPLGATETVLREAFGRARDARDLLRQGGLDASELSMGMSGDYEVAVEEGATMIRLGTILFGARH; from the coding sequence ATGCCATTCTCGGGACTGCCGGAGCGGGTCGCCGCCATTCGCGAGGTCGTGAGCGCGGCGGTGCAACGGGGTGGCCACGGTCAGCACGTCGAGATCGTGGCGGTGACCAAGACATACGGTCCCGACGCCGTGGTGGCCGCCTGGAATGCCGGGCTCGCGTCGGTCGGCGAGAACCGGATCCAGGAAGCGCTCGACAAGATGGGGCAGGTGACGGTTCCCGTTCAGTGGCACCTCATCGGGCATTTGCAGCGGAACAAGGCACGACATGTGGAGCGATTCCACCTTGTGCATTCGGTGGACAGCCTCCGCCTGGCGCAGGCGGTCGATGAGGTTGGCAGGGCGCGCGGCGTGCCGGTTCAGGCTCTGATCCAGGTGAACACCACCGGGGAAGAGTCGAAAGGGGGATTTTCCCTGGCGGAGCTCGCGACGCACGCAGAAGCGCTCTCCCGGCTTGGAGGCCTGCACGTGAAGGGAGTCATGACGATGGCGCCGCTGGGCGCGACCGAGACCGTCCTGCGGGAGGCATTCGGGCGGGCACGCGACGCGCGCGACCTGCTCCGTCAGGGTGGGCTCGATGCGTCCGAGCTGTCCATGGGGATGTCAGGCGACTACGAGGTCGCGGTCGAGGAAGGGGCGACGATGATTCGCCTGGGAACCATTCTATTCGGAGCACGCCACTGA
- the ftsH gene encoding ATP-dependent zinc metalloprotease FtsH: MPAIPPKKPVSWGSVSKGLSFWILVILIPVAIIQLSGSGRDAPVAIQYWQYRAQLEKDNILKATIQGGKQVTGEFKSKVELNQRSSTKFVTKLPVRDSEDELRALREKNVQVDAQEERASLAGFLLAVLPYVIFIGLWIFLFRQIQAGGNKAFSFGKSKAKLLTGDTPKVTFADVAGCDEAKVELQEIIEFLKDPQKFTKLGGRLPKGALLVGPPGTGKTLLARAVAGEAGRPFFSMSGSDFVEMFVGVGASRVRDLFEQGKASAPCIIFIDEIDAVGRHRGAGLGGGHDEREQTLNQLLVEMDGFESNEGVILIAATNRPDVLDPALLRPGRFDRQIVVDAPDLRGREGILRVHMRNKPMADDVDVTKVARGTPGMAGAELANLVNEAALLAARRGHDRIFMNDFEEAKDKVMLGAERKSLVMKEEERRLTAYHEAGHAVCAVKVKGNDPLHKVTIVPRGRALGLAFTLPEDDRVSVTREQIEARLVMAYGGRVAEEIIFGRERVTTGAASDIQQATGIARRYVTQWGLSDRIGPILVGENEQEVFLGRELMSRREVSEQTAELVDTEVKRVIDAAYQRATAVLTENIDLLHAVAKSLLERETLSREDFDVLNRGEVLPPRAPAPPTVSSAPPTTVLPPLKPVVPPLLGGPEPSPA, translated from the coding sequence ATGCCAGCCATCCCTCCCAAGAAGCCCGTTTCGTGGGGCAGCGTCTCCAAGGGCCTGTCGTTCTGGATCCTCGTGATCCTGATCCCCGTGGCGATCATCCAGCTGTCGGGGTCGGGCCGTGATGCCCCGGTCGCGATCCAGTATTGGCAGTACCGCGCCCAGCTCGAAAAGGACAACATCCTCAAGGCCACCATTCAGGGTGGCAAGCAGGTCACGGGGGAGTTCAAGTCCAAGGTCGAGCTGAACCAGCGTTCGTCAACGAAGTTCGTGACGAAGCTCCCGGTCCGGGACTCGGAAGACGAGCTGCGCGCGTTGCGGGAGAAGAACGTGCAGGTGGACGCCCAGGAGGAGCGGGCCTCGCTCGCCGGCTTCCTGCTCGCCGTCCTGCCGTACGTCATCTTCATCGGGCTGTGGATCTTCCTGTTCCGGCAGATTCAGGCGGGTGGGAACAAGGCCTTTTCGTTCGGGAAGTCCAAGGCGAAGCTGCTCACTGGCGACACCCCCAAGGTGACCTTTGCCGACGTGGCCGGGTGCGACGAGGCCAAGGTCGAGCTGCAGGAGATCATCGAGTTCCTCAAGGACCCGCAGAAGTTCACCAAGCTTGGCGGGCGGCTCCCCAAGGGCGCGCTCCTGGTGGGCCCGCCGGGGACGGGCAAGACCTTGCTCGCGCGCGCGGTCGCCGGCGAGGCCGGTCGTCCGTTTTTCTCCATGTCGGGGTCGGACTTCGTCGAGATGTTCGTCGGCGTTGGGGCTTCACGCGTCCGTGACCTGTTCGAGCAGGGCAAGGCGAGCGCGCCGTGCATCATCTTCATCGACGAGATTGATGCGGTCGGCCGGCACCGCGGTGCGGGGCTGGGTGGCGGGCACGACGAGCGTGAGCAGACGCTCAACCAGCTGCTCGTCGAGATGGACGGCTTCGAGTCCAACGAAGGCGTGATCCTGATTGCGGCTACCAACCGACCCGACGTGCTCGACCCGGCGCTCCTGCGACCGGGCCGGTTCGACCGGCAAATCGTCGTGGATGCCCCCGACCTGCGTGGCCGGGAAGGGATTCTGCGGGTGCACATGCGCAATAAGCCCATGGCCGACGATGTGGACGTCACCAAGGTCGCGCGCGGCACGCCGGGCATGGCGGGTGCCGAGCTTGCGAACCTCGTGAACGAGGCGGCGCTGCTCGCGGCCCGCCGCGGGCACGACCGCATCTTCATGAACGACTTCGAGGAAGCCAAGGACAAGGTCATGCTCGGCGCCGAGCGCAAGTCGCTCGTGATGAAGGAGGAGGAGCGTCGCCTCACCGCCTATCACGAGGCCGGCCACGCGGTCTGTGCCGTGAAGGTCAAGGGCAACGATCCGCTGCATAAGGTCACTATCGTCCCACGCGGGCGGGCGCTGGGCCTTGCCTTCACGCTGCCCGAGGACGACCGCGTGTCCGTCACGCGCGAACAGATCGAGGCGCGGCTGGTGATGGCCTACGGCGGCCGCGTGGCCGAAGAGATCATCTTCGGCCGTGAGCGGGTCACCACCGGCGCGGCGAGCGACATCCAGCAGGCCACGGGGATCGCCCGCCGTTACGTGACGCAGTGGGGGCTGTCCGATCGCATCGGGCCGATCCTCGTTGGGGAGAACGAACAGGAAGTCTTTCTCGGTCGCGAGCTCATGAGTCGCCGCGAGGTCTCCGAACAGACGGCTGAACTGGTGGACACCGAGGTCAAGCGCGTGATCGATGCCGCCTACCAGCGTGCCACGGCGGTGCTGACGGAGAACATCGATCTGCTGCATGCCGTGGCCAAGTCGCTACTCGAGCGGGAGACGCTCTCGCGCGAGGACTTCGACGTCTTGAATCGCGGGGAAGTCCTGCCGCCGCGTGCTCCAGCGCCACCGACGGTGTCGTCGGCGCCACCGACGACGGTGCTTCCTCCGCTCAAGCCGGTGGTCCCCCCGCTCCTTGGCGGTCCGGAACCGTCGCCGGCGTAG
- a CDS encoding DUF2723 domain-containing protein, protein MLLLVAYGATLAPGVTLWDAGEFLAAIRTLGVPHPPGTPLFVVAARAWANLWSPLLPFATAVNLASAVATAAGCGLVATVVARAHGPLAVLVASVVGGVGFTVWSSATETEVYGWALLLMALMLWVADRAGTRWSSRHHALMCFLFGLAVPLHMSALVAGPAAVLLAATDLGGSVSWRRVSAGAGVWLLGVAVGTVSWAPALLGVLLFAASHGGGGEGPEVVRWGAMALLLGASFLGVMYVVATGDPVINQGDPSTWSRFQAVVARSQYDVPGLLPRRAPPWLQVGNILQYLDWQYARGWSDAVGASWRRTPLTLILVMFGLFGARSHREADPRTFRAVLLFVLCTSLGVVAVLNLRAGPSYGWGVVPDGALREARERDYFFAPFFVAWGAWVAVGLHRAMHRVPLAALGVVGLLAVSNVGATSRRDPARAPLARTLGLAMLDGSPPNSVLLLAGDNDAYATWYLQEVEGVRRDVVTVVVPLLPADWYRAQLRDRHQLFVAGDEQGWVSTADALRRIGLATTSLGRPLVVSTALGVSQREAISGGQGWRFRGHLFERSGSALSADSASVMRARALVLGVAASAQVPRGADPTEEYVWRLLRCPEVWISRQALGGEDESGLLESTCNYR, encoded by the coding sequence ATGCTCCTGCTCGTGGCCTACGGCGCGACCCTGGCGCCCGGCGTGACCCTCTGGGACGCTGGGGAGTTCCTGGCGGCCATCCGCACGCTCGGTGTTCCACACCCACCCGGCACGCCGCTGTTCGTCGTTGCGGCGCGGGCCTGGGCCAACTTGTGGAGTCCGTTGCTGCCGTTCGCCACCGCGGTCAACCTGGCGTCCGCCGTTGCGACCGCCGCGGGGTGCGGACTCGTGGCGACCGTCGTCGCCCGCGCCCACGGCCCGCTGGCGGTGCTGGTGGCCTCCGTGGTCGGTGGCGTCGGGTTTACCGTCTGGTCGAGCGCCACGGAGACCGAGGTGTACGGTTGGGCCTTGCTCTTGATGGCGCTGATGCTGTGGGTCGCGGACCGCGCCGGCACCCGATGGTCCAGTCGCCATCATGCGCTGATGTGTTTCCTCTTTGGTCTTGCCGTCCCGCTGCACATGAGTGCACTCGTCGCAGGTCCCGCGGCCGTTCTCCTCGCCGCGACGGACCTCGGTGGGAGCGTGTCGTGGCGGCGGGTGAGTGCCGGCGCCGGCGTGTGGTTGTTGGGCGTCGCGGTCGGAACGGTGTCCTGGGCGCCGGCCCTCCTGGGGGTGCTGCTGTTCGCCGCATCGCACGGCGGCGGCGGGGAGGGTCCCGAGGTGGTTCGGTGGGGTGCCATGGCGTTGCTCCTCGGGGCCTCGTTCCTCGGCGTCATGTACGTCGTCGCCACGGGAGATCCGGTCATCAACCAGGGGGATCCGTCCACCTGGTCACGCTTCCAGGCGGTGGTCGCGCGCTCCCAGTACGACGTGCCCGGCCTGTTGCCGCGACGAGCGCCGCCGTGGCTACAGGTCGGAAACATCCTGCAATACCTCGACTGGCAGTATGCCCGCGGGTGGTCCGACGCTGTCGGCGCAAGTTGGCGTCGCACCCCGCTCACCCTGATCCTGGTCATGTTCGGGCTGTTCGGGGCCCGGAGCCATCGTGAGGCGGACCCTCGGACGTTCCGGGCCGTGCTGCTCTTCGTGCTGTGCACGTCACTTGGGGTCGTCGCCGTGCTCAACCTCCGGGCGGGTCCCTCGTATGGCTGGGGGGTAGTGCCGGACGGTGCGTTGCGGGAGGCGCGGGAACGAGACTACTTCTTCGCGCCCTTTTTTGTGGCGTGGGGCGCCTGGGTCGCCGTCGGGCTGCACCGCGCCATGCACCGCGTGCCGCTCGCCGCGCTCGGCGTCGTTGGCTTGCTCGCCGTGTCCAACGTGGGGGCGACCTCCCGACGCGATCCCGCGCGCGCCCCGCTGGCCCGCACCTTGGGCCTGGCGATGCTCGACGGTTCTCCACCTAACTCCGTTCTGCTGCTCGCGGGCGACAACGATGCCTATGCCACCTGGTACCTCCAGGAGGTGGAAGGCGTCCGGCGCGACGTCGTGACCGTGGTCGTGCCATTGCTGCCGGCGGACTGGTACCGCGCCCAGCTCCGGGATCGGCACCAGCTGTTTGTCGCAGGTGATGAACAGGGGTGGGTGTCCACGGCAGATGCGCTCCGGCGGATCGGACTCGCGACGACGTCGTTGGGTCGTCCACTCGTCGTGTCAACCGCGCTTGGTGTCTCCCAGCGAGAGGCGATTTCCGGCGGGCAGGGATGGCGCTTCCGAGGGCACCTGTTCGAACGCTCCGGGAGCGCCCTGTCCGCCGATTCGGCCAGTGTCATGCGAGCCCGCGCACTGGTCCTGGGGGTGGCCGCCAGCGCCCAGGTGCCGCGCGGGGCCGACCCGACGGAGGAGTACGTCTGGCGCCTCTTGCGGTGTCCCGAGGTCTGGATTTCTCGTCAGGCGCTCGGTGGCGAGGACGAGTCCGGCTTACTTGAATCGACCTGTAACTACAGGTAA